A stretch of DNA from Lysinibacillus sp. B2A1:
TTGGCCGTAAAATGGGGCCATATGGTGTTAATGTCAATGCGATTGCACCAGGATTCTTCCCAACAAAAATGTCTAACGTTTTAATTAAACGTGGACAAGAGTATTTAATGGGGGCCACACCATTAAAGCGTTTAGGCTCTGAGAATGATTTAAAGGGAGTCGCGTTATTTTTAGCGGCGGCTGCCTCAGATTATGTAACAGGTGATGTTATTGTTGTAGATGGTGGCATGAGCTCAATTATTTAAGGGGAGGGTTTTGATGGATACGATACAGGTAAGGGCAAATGAACGTCTTGATGAAGTGAAATTACAGTTATTTTTAAAAAGTCAATTTCCAGATTTACCAGAAGGAATTCTCGAAATTTCACAATTTAGTGCAGGACATTCAAATTTGACCTATTGTCTAAAAGTAGGTGATTTTGAAGCCGTTCTTCGTCGACCTCCACATGGACCAGTCGCCAAAAAAGCGCATGACATGAAACGTGAATTTACGATTTTATCTGCCTTGCATCCATTTTTAGCTGCTGTACCGAAACCATTTGTTTACATTGAAGACCGAGATATTATCGGCAGTGATTTCTTCATAATGGAACGAAAGAAGGGCATTGTGCTTGATACAGATTTTCCTAAAGGTATTGAGCATAGCGAGCAACTAGCACGCCAGATATCTGAAAAAATGGTTGATTCCCTTGTAGCTCTTCATGCTATTCCATATCAGGATACGATGCTTAAGGATATGGTCAAGCCAGAAGGATTTATGGAGCGGCAGGTACTGGGCTGGATTGAACGCTATGACAAAGCGAAAACAGCACAGCATGCTGAGGTTGAAGCGCTGACAACATGGTTAAAGGACCATATTCCTACTAATAGTGAGGCTACGATTATTCATTATGATTATAAGCTGAATAATGCTATGTTTTCCAGTGATTTTACGGAAATGATTGGACTTTTTGATTGGGAAATGACGACAGTAGGGGACCCATTAGCTGATTTAGGTGTGGCAATGAGCTACTGGATGCATGCGGATGATCCAAAAATGCTATTATACGCACTTGGAGAGCCACCAGTAACAATTTTGCCAGGCTTTTATACACGACAGGAATTTATACAGCGCTATGCAGAGAAAAGTGGACGTGATGTCTCAGCTATTGATTATTACATTACATTTGCTTACTTTAAACTAGCTGTTATTTGTCAGCAAATTTACTACCGCTATGTAAAAGGTCAAACAAAGGATGACCGATTTGCACAGATGGATAAAATGGTAGCCGCACTAATTCAACAAGCTTCTAAGGCAATATAGAATTAATTGTAACTTTAATCAGAAAAAAGTGAATTTTATTACACCGACGGTTGCTTTAATTAGCAGCCGTATTTTTTATCAATGTTACAGATTATCCGACACTATAATTATTAAATTCTATGTTTACACTCGCACCATACAAATTAAATACAAAAAATCATTCACGTAAAAATACTTAAAAGAGGGGGAATGCACGTTCTTATTTTATCATGCGAATTTATGGATTAAAGGAAAGGGGAAATACAATATTTATTTATTGTTTTTCGATAAAAAAATATTGACTTAGAATGTAAGTGCAGTTACTATAACAATAGCAAGTGTTAAAAACAGATTTCAATTTTGGTTTACTATTTGATAAAGAAGCAAAAGCTCAACGGAGGATAAAGGATGAAAAAATATTTATTTACTACATTGCCAATTTGTTTAGGGATTTTATGTTTAGTTACAAAGGGACTGATTGGAGATGAATTAATGGCAGATGGAACAATTGTGGAAAGAAATTTCTTTTTAATACCATTAAGTTATTTGTTTTTCCTGAGTGGTATAATTTCATTTTTATTTGTAGCTATTTTATCAAGAAAGACAAATATTGCGAACTAATTAGAAAAAGATCAGGTTTACATATTGGGACCTGATCTTTTATGTATTATTGATTCCTCCCAGATTTGATCAAGTTTATCACTATAAAACTTAATGGCTTTGCTGTATGCATTTACACCTTCATGACTCGAAGTGGTTAAGAGAGTATTTAATAGTATTTCCATTGATTTTGAATGATCCTTCAAGTTATAGAGCGTCATAGCATAGAAAATCTTTAAATGCTCCACATCTGGAAAATCATTTATAGCTTGTTCTAAAATTTGCCTTGATTGTTCATATTGACCTAATGTGCGATAGGTACTTCATAGTCCTAAATAAGCACCCTCTAAATCTTCATGGCCCAGCCCTAATTGTATGGCTGTTTCATAATGAGGGACAGCTTCTTTTTCCTTTCCTAATGAATCATAAGTCCATGCACAATGATAATGATACAACCCATTTTCAAATTTTTCTTTAATGAGAGCTATTATGAGTCGATTAGCTTCTTCTAAATGCCCATTTTCTCTCAGAGATATTATGTGTTTTAATTGTTTATCCATTTTCTAGCCTCTTCCTTTTATTGTAAAAATCTTAAATTCTATTATAGCTTGTCATAATCAAATGTGTATAATAGTTATAAAATAAGCTTGAGGTGAACATGAATGCTTGAACGTTCAATGGAAAAGACACGGGAATGTAAAATGGAAAGGGAGTGATAGAAGGAAGAGTTTCATGATAGCTCTTCTAAAAAAATTAGAAAAGAGGACTATTAGTATGAATAACATCAATTGTGAAGGCTTTGATTTAACATATTGTGTAAAGGGACAAGGGAAACAAATAGTGGTAATTGGCAGTAGTGTATATTACCCTCGCTTATTCTCTGAAAATCTCTATAAACATTTTCAATTCTACTTTTTAGATCACCGAGGATTTGTGAAATCACCTGGAGAACTAAAACAAGAGGATTATACATTAGATAAAATTGTAGAAGATATTGAGGCTACAAGACAATTTCTCAAGCTAGAGAATTTCATTATTTTAGGACATTCTGGACATGCATTTATGGCCTTAGCCTATGCTAAAAAATATCCTCATTATATAGACAAGGTTATACTCTTGAATTCTGCACCGACAAATAGTCAAGAAAGGCAACAGCAAAGCTTTTCTTATTTTAACGAGACAGCAGATACTGAGCGAAAAAGACAATTTGAGCATGATATTGCATTTTTAGAAGATGATATTCGTAATGACCCTGAAAGACGCTTTGTACATATGTGTCTTCGCATGGGGGCACATAGTTTCTATGATTACACATTTGATGCTACAGATATGTGGGAAGGTGTCTATACAAATATGCAAATCATTGATTATCTTTGGGGAGTAGCCTTTGCTGAACGCAATTTGATTCACTTATTGGCTGATGTAGAAAAACCTGTTCTTGTAGGATTAGGTAGATACGATTACTTAGTTGCTCCTGTTTCACTTTGGGATTCAATAGATGGGCTATACAAAAATGTCAAAAAGGTTATTTTTGAAAAGAGTGGTCACAATCCAATGTATGAAGAACCAGAAACTTTTGATAGAGTGTTAATCAGCTGGATTAATAATAAATAATTAATTAACTTAAAACCAGTTATTCTCTATAGACTGAGAATAACTGGTTCATTTTTTTATCTAGATTCAGCAAAATGTTACTATGCGAAAGTGCAGCGTCAAATACAGAATACTCCGATCTATATAGATAGTTTTTTCCTGTTCGAGATCTTTACATCCTGTGAAAACATCTGAGTGACCAACATCGTGCTACTGACGCTATGTTAGCACTACGCTTTCGCGCAAAAAACATCTGTTGACCTAAAGCCTCTGATGGATGTCTCAGATTTTGAATAGGGGTTTTTACAAGCACAAGCTAGCTCGAAAAAATCCGAGCTCAATTGGTTAAATACCGTATTTTAGAACAATATGCAAAACGGCTATGCTGTCTGAGTTATTGATATAGGTATGAATACCATCTGCTTTAAAGTTGATAGAATCGTATTGATTTAATATATACAAATTCTCGTTAACTTGCATCGTAATAGTTCCAGTCATGACCGAAACGATTTCAGTTGTATCAGAATGATGTTTTTCTGGCTGGTAGATACTATGGGGCTGTAAATATGCACGATACATTTCGACGCCATTAATAGTTGTTTGAAATATAGGCTCAATCACCCAATTTTTTTGCTCTCCAACAATACGCAGGCCTTTTCCTGCCTGTGATAACGTGACATTACTTGCAGTTGAAAATAAGGACATCAGGGGAAGTGATAGTCCTGTTGAAATTTTCCAAAGCACACCAAGTGTAGGATTGGTTTCTCCACGTTCAATATTTCCAAGAGTAAGTTTACTAACACCTGTTAATTCTGCTAATTCCTGAAGGTTTAACTGTCTATCCTTGCGTAGTTTTTTTAGTGTTAGACCAATTTGTGTAACAATTTGATTTGGAGTATTTGGTTCCATTTAATAGACCTCCATTCGTAGAATTGCAAGCAGGTACATAGATGATCTTTTTGATTTCACACTTTACTGTCTACAATCAAAAAGTGGCAATATCTAATTTAAATATATTTACTGTTATCATAAGGCACCATACACTAAAAAGGCTACTCCCAATTTTGAAACAGCCCAGTGCTTTTTTATTCAAAAACTTACCTTAAATTTTGTTAATAGCCTCAATTCTTTCACAATCTATAATAATAGGCATAGCGGCTGCCCTTATTTGAAGGAAATACGCACAACTACTTGGATAATCAAAATACAAGAAGTAAACATTAAAAAAATTACCACCTTTAGCAAGAAAAATATCTACTAATACTCCAGGATCAAGTCGTTATAAAAGATGACAAGCATAGCCCTTGCTGTTGGCACCAGTTCTTAAAAGCACAGTGGAACTGATACACTGTTCATTTGAGATTTTAACTAAAAAGTTGAATATAGCTTTATTAATAAAAAAAGACTAGAACCACATAGTGCTCTAGTCTGTCAGAGATTATTTGCAGGCATTATATTCCTCTTTAAGATAGCCGTATATTTCTAAATCCACAATACCTTTGCCAGACCATAGTGAAGCCTGTCTTAATAGCCCTTCTTTGAGGAAGCCATTTTTTAGTAGTACCTTTTTCGACGGTTCATTAAGTGGCATCACTTCAGCCTGTATTCGATTTATTGCAGCCTCCTCAAATAAAAATTTTACAAGTATGTTTACAGCTTCAGTGGCAATGCCTGTACCCCAATACGCCTCAGCTAAATAGTAGCCGATTGTTACCATATCTACTTTCTGATTAAAATCCATTGCTTCAATAATGCCTACCAATGTATCATTCTGGGATTTTTGGAAAATACCCCATTTTACTCTGCTTTTCTTCTGATAGTCTCTATCAAAATGACCAATCATTTTACCGACAGTTTGAAGATTGTGCTTTGGAATAATTCCGCAAAACTCAAATACTTTATCGTTATCATAAAGGTCAAATAGCTCCTGTAAATGGCGATCCTCAATTTTTTTTAGCTCTAGCCTTGTTGAGCTTAATATTGGAAATTCCTCAAATACCTTTGTTATATTCATGATGTTCTCTCCTTAGTTACGCTTTAATTGGAATGTAAATTTTCATTTTCATATCGTTTGGATAAGCTGAATTGACTACATCTGTTATTTCAAAATCAGGACCTTCATTTCTTTCATAATTAGAATTTGGTAGCCAAACTCCGTAAATATAACGTCTTGTATTTTGAATTGACTCTGCAGTTCCATTCATAGTGAATACCGCATATTTTCCCTCAGGAATTTCAAATTGGACAAAGCCATTGTCCAATGACTCGGTGCTACTCGTTACTTCTTCGCCAATAATAAAGGAAAATTGTCCATTATCATGAAAGTTGGTGGATATCCCATAAGCAAAATTTGGTGCAAGTTTATGTGGAATTCGCTCATAATATAGATTTTTTCCAAAATTAATATAAAATCCAGGAATATCGGTAAAATATTTTTCATCTTGCAAGCTTGTATTGTATTCATATCCAATAATAAGCTTTTTCTGTAAATAAATCATTTCAGGCTTATTCATGATGAAATCTCCCTTTATTTTATAATCCTTAAAGTTTAGTTTACTTTGAAGGGGGACGACACTTTTTTCTTTACGATATTTTGCAGGTGTCACACCAATGTAATTGACAAAAGCTCGCGTAAAAGCCTCCTGTGAGCTATATTGAAAGACAATTGCAATGTCTAATATACTGTTTGAGGTAGTTTCTAATAGTATGGCTGCCTCAGATAACCTCCTATTTCGACTATACTGCTGAACTGAAAAACCAGTAATGGCTTGAAAAATTCTTTGAAAATGGAATGCAGAGAAATAAGCCTTTGCTGATATATCAGTAATAATTAATTCATCTTGTAGATGCTCCTCAATATATTCAATAGATTTTTGTATTCTTTCAAAATAATCCATATCATAGCTCCTTTCTGTGTATAATATTAACGACAATTAAACCTTATTTTTTGATAATTTGTGCTAATATTGTAAATGAAAATGGAAGCGAATAGTTGATAGAAGTTTAATAAAAGTAAAATCAAGAGCATAAACTAAATATTCTAAAATATGTTATTGATTAATAACGAATTAAAATGTATAATTTTGTTATATTTTACTGAAAGCGAGGGATTTAAGATGACAGTCAGCTCTTTTTTACCATCAAACAAATTTGAGGTGTGGAAGAACTAAAATTTACTAGATTCTTCTGCATAATATCGGAGGAATTGAAATGTATAGTTATTATGGTCCAATAAGCACGGAGCTTTATGATTTAACAAAACCTGTAGGGCATTCTATAAATGGGGATATTGAATATTATCTTCATCGATTAACAGGAACGAATGGTAAGATTCTAGAAGCAGGAGTAGGTTCTGGTCGTTTCCTTGTTCCTTTATTAGAGAAGGGCTTTGATGTAGATGGTATTGATTATTCACCTGAGATGCTAGCCTCTTGTCGAAAACGATGTGAAGAAAGAGGATTAAAGGCAAGGCTTTATGAAGGTAATTTGAGCAATTTTTTATTGAATACCAAGTACGAAGCTGTGGTTATGCCAACAGGATCATTTTGTTTAATTGAGCATTCGAAGGAAGCAATGGATGCATTAACATGTATTTATCATCATCTGGTTCCAGGTGGGCGACTTATATTGGACTTGCTGCTGCCATTACATTGGCGTACAGGAGAAATCACTACCTCCTATTATCAGCTATCAGACATCGAGGGGATAGCGTTAGAAAGTAAATCCATTGAGATGGATTGGAGCAATCAAACCACTCTTACCGTTTTAAAATATGAAAAATGGAAAAATGGTAAATTAATGGATACAGAACTACAGAGATTCCCATTGCGATGGTATGGAATTGAAGAATTTCAACAAATATTAAAAAATATAGGTTTTTCTAATATAACGTGTTCAGCGGATTATACCCATAACAAGAAACCTTCTATTGAAAGTGGATTGGTTACTTTTGAAGCAATTCGTAAGTGATAATTAAAACATTTCAGAAAACTGCTCGATTTTAGTGGGAATTACCGCTAAAATCTTGCAGTTTTCTTTATATAAGCCGCTTTTTTTCTTGCAATTATTTTGTTGTTGAAAGAGAGAATAAGGTTTTGGTTTTAAGCCCCCAAAACGTTTAATTACAATTGAGATTGAGGACCTTTAAAATAAGAAGCGACCAAAAAGCGACCAAACTATAATACTTTTATTAAATAAATCAATAGCATCTTGTTTATCCTCTTTAGTTAAATGACTGTAGGTGTTTATAGTCAACCCAATGTCACTATGTCCTAATTGTTCTTGAATAATTTTAAAGTTAGTTGTTGTTACTTAATAAATAGGATGTCCTTATAATCGCTAACAAGGAAAACATTACTGATATTATTGAAGAAACGGAAAAGTTGCATATACTGCGATTGAAATTGCTAGATATATCAAAAGAGGAGTATTTGTGGGGGCTATTGAGTAAAACATAGAAAAGTGATTGGAATGGTAGTTCAAAGCAATGAAATAAAATTTTAATGAAACTATTATAAACCTATTACGTAAGAAGATAATGGGTATATAAACCGATAAATACTATTATTTAAATAATTTTAAAATAGTGGAGGGTAGAAAAATGATAGTTAGCTTTTGGAAAGGACAAGAACTTACACTAAGAGCGATACAACCAGAGGACATTGTTATTTTTGATTTTTTAGATGATGAAATTTTACGAAATATGGATTCAATATATTTTCCTCGATCTGTTGATAAGATGAAGGAGTGGGTAGCAGAACAATTTTCTGAAGAAGATGATGAGTTCCGTTTTATTGCTGTAGATAGAGACAATAATATTGTTGGAATAATCGAAACATTTGACTGTGATTTAAAAAATGGTAATTTTGATTATTATTTAGCGGTATTTGAGCCATACAGAGGTAAGGGATATGCGAAAGAAATGATTCTTATGGTACTTCGCTTTTACTTTTCAGAGCGTACATATCAAAAAGTTAATGCAACTGTTTACTCTTTCAATAAGCCATCCATACGCCTACATGAAAAGTTAGGTTTCATGAAAGAGGGGCAACTAAGAAAAAACATTTTCACTAAAGGTGCATATTATGATGGTATTTGCTACGGAATGACAAGAGAAGAATTTGAACAAAATCATAGAACTTTTTAAAAAATAGGTTTTTTCATTAACTAAGCAAGAAAACAGTGCAGAGTAGTGAAGTAGGAATAAGGTAAAATGATATTTATAGTAGAAAATATGACTTCATAAGGAAAATACAAATCTTAATGATAAATAATAATAATGAAAGGAGGACAATGCAGAATGGAATTCGGATTTGGAGATGTTACTATCGTTCTACCTCCTTTACATATTACGATTATCGCAATCATTATTATTCTCTGTTTAGTAAGGTGGAGCAAGCAATTAGAAACAAGACGTTTTAGGATTTTCTTTTACTTTCTAATTAGCACTTATATTACTCCAATTTTTTCTTTCGGTACAAAAGAAGGGGTCTTTCAGCTATGGATACCCTTAGGATTTATAGTAGTCTTTTTGTACTTGTTTCGTAGTAAAAGAAATCATCCATCTAAAATGAAAGCGAGTATTTTAGGACTTTCCATAGCTTTATATCATTTAATTCTCCAATATTTATAGTAATTTGGCGTTTGGATAATGAGGGCTTTAATTTAATTAAACCATAAAAGATCACTTCGGAAGGGGTGGTCTTAATTTTTTCTATTTTTAAGTTAGGAGTAGTCAGAATAAGAAGCAGGAGCAGGTAAGTGTAATTAAAGATTTTTAAATAATTGGATAATATTAGTTAAAAATGTATATTATCCAATTCTATGTGATTAAATTTCTTTTTAAACCATTTGTTGGATACTGACTCAATACTTGAATTGATATAATAATTCAGGTGCAACTTTTCCCTTCTGCACAAAGGGTTAAGATGCACCATTCCTCAACTATACACCAAAGCCCAGGTACTCAATAAGCTTGACGGTTTCTTCACAACACCCATCTTTAGTTAAAGGAAGCTTATTGGCAAATGGGTTTATCACTTTTTCTAGTAACGCTGGAATGACATCTCGTTTGATAAAATCTAAAAGATTGAGGCATTGATCTAATTTATATTTCGTTTTAGAGAATCTGGGATGAAAAGTACATAGAAAAAAACAGACAACCCAATTTAGTTATCTGTTTTATTGTCTTTAATATAAGCAATTGAGTTTACTTTACTATCATCTTGCTTGATCGTCATAATAGGCTTCATTAGCAGCCTTATCATTATTGCCCCTTAGATAAGCTAAAATCATACCAGGTCGTTTAAGTAAAATCCAGTCCCCATAATGGTCAAATCGCCTGCAAGAAGTGATCATTCCATTCTTAATTGTCCCGTATTTTTTCCCATTTAACTTACCCCATTGTTTTAATCGCTTTGCAAAGTCAGCATCTTCTGCCATAAGCATCTTTTCGTTAAAACCTTTAATTTCCTGAAAGTCTTTTTTATAGCACCAAAAAATCCCTACAGAAATAAATCCATATTTAAACAATAAAGGTACAATCAATAGCATAGTTGAAACAATTATTCCCAGGGAAATTCTTTCGAAATTTCCGTTCACGCCTCCACCAATGTATTGATTAGATGCTAAGTGCTTTTCAACTTCCGATAACAAGTGTTCTGTCATTCGAGTATCAGCATCAATTGTAATCAGTATTTCACCTTTTGCTAGTGCAGCTCCTGCATTTCTAATTTTGGATAAATTTTTATCGTTATTTTCCAATGTCACACAATTGTATGACTTAGCAATTTCCTCTGTTCTATCGGTACAACGATTTAGTACAACGATCACTTCAACTTGATCTTTATAATGTTGTGCAGCCTTTGCAATTGATTCTAGGCATTCTCCTATATACTTTTCTTCGTTGTGGGCGGGGATTATTACGGAAAATTTTACATCCTTTTCTGAAACATCCTTAATAAATAGCTTGTTTTTGGACATATAAAATCCCTCTTTCTTTTTACAATTGATACTTACAAAATTAGTATATCATGTAAATATAGAGTTTTTTATGTCTATTTTATCAAGATTTATTTAAAGTGTAGCTGACTTCATCACAGTTGAAAACATGTTGTACATACAGTCACATGAATATGATATTCACGCAGAAATATATATAAGACCCAGCTTAAAAATTTGGTTGGAAAAGAAGATTTTATCCAAAATGAATTTTAAATAGAATATTATTAAAGAATAATATGTAAATCTACTGGTGAATAACACAAAAGGAAGGGGGAGGTTCAAAATCAATTTTAGTTATGGGTAATATTATATCTAGTGGTTTTGTTGCATTATTTATTTCTTAGTTTTTTGTAGAAGAAAATTGGGAAATTATTCATATTCCAAAGCTATATTGATCAACTCACTGCTTTGGTTAACTTTCCCTGTAGGTTTAAAGTTTGCGTTTTTCAATTGATATAGGAGTATAGGGAGAAAGATAAAGATTAAAGTTGTTTTCTTTGAACTATCAGGTGCGTTAGTTAAATAACAAGAAAATGTAAAATAAGAGGAATCCAGATGGTAATTGATTCATGGTCAAACGAAAAAGCTTCTTTAACGTAAGATATTGAATGAAGTTAATAAAATACCTGTTAAATAAAAAATTTTTGAACGAAGATGTTAAGAATATTGTAATTTATTAGGTAGGTCATTATTACAATAAAAACGATGGGATTAATACTGATGAAAAAAATAAGGTTAATATTGATGAAGAACTAAGTAGATACCTTTGAAGCTATTCATAAATGATAATTAACAGTTAAAACTTTTTTAAAATCTGCTCGATTTTTAGTGGAAGTATCCACTAAGGACTTGTAGATTTTTTATTTTATCCAGTTATTTCTTACAATATTTTTGCTGTTGGAAGGGAAAATAAGGATATACAATTCAATGAAGAAAGTAGGTTTAATATGCAAAAGGATATGAATTATGGTGGGGATTATAAATATATACCAGCAACTTCTATATGGAGTGGAGATGGTATTGAAGTTCTATCTGATCTTTATCAACAAACGATTCAAATTGTTAATATTACACTTTATGGAGATCCTTATAAGCAGGAATTTGTTTTAATTGATGCTGGTATGCCAAAAAGTGCTCATGAAATCATTGCTATTGCCGAGAAGAGATTTGGTGCAAATTGTCAACCGAAAGCATTAATTTTAACCCATGGTCATTTTGATCATGTTGGTGCGATTATTGATTTAATTGATCATTGGGGTATGCCAGTCTATGCGCATGCTCTTGAACTACCTTTTCTAACTGGGAAAGATAATTATCCAGAAGCAGATCCTACCGTGGATGGCGGCTTAATTGCAAAGATATCATCTATTTTTCCAAATGAAGCCATCAATTTAGGAGATCATATTCAGCAGCTTCCATTGGATGGTAGTGTACCATTTATGTATGGTTTTCGCTGGATTCACACGCCAGGACATACACCAGGGCATATTTCCTTGTTTCGTGAGGCCGATCGAGTATTGATTGCTGGGGATGCATTTGTTACGGTAAAGCAGGAATCACTCTATAAGGTTTTATTACAGAAAAAAGAAATAAGTGGACCTCCACGCTATTTTACGACAGATTGGCCAGCTGCTTGGGAATCCATCAAAAAATTAGAGGCATTAAAGCCTTTAGTTGCAGTGACAGGACATGGGTTACCCATGAAGGGCGAAGAGCTTACAAAAAATTTGCATAAGCTGGCTACTGAATTCGAACAAATCGCTTTACCGAACCATAGCAGGTTTCTAAATTAATGGCGAGGTTTAGATCTTTACGAAAGAAAGACTGTAGCAAGAAATTATTGCTATAGTCTTCATTGGATATGTCCTACATTAGGGGCGAGCTTTTTCAGCGACATCTTTTAATAAAAGCCTATTGACATAAAAATGAAAAATCGTTATATTCAACTTATTCAACGTTGAATATAAAAAGGTGATTATTATGACAAAATTATTAGTACTTGCAATGTTAGGACTAAAACCTATGACTGGCTATGATATTAAAACCATGCTTGAATTGAGTGATGCGGAGCGTTGGGGTGGAGTGCTAATTGGCTCTATCTATAATGCTTTAAAAAAGCTTGAAAAAGATGGTTATATAGAGGTAGCTAGTATTGAATCGACAGGTCATAGGCAAAAGGCAATCTACCAAATTACTGACAAAGGAAAAGAATATGAGCAAGAATTAATTATTGAGGCTCTTGAAAAATCTTCTGTAGTGTATCCAACAACTCTATATTCAGGTATATCGTTTGCATTTAAGCTTCCTAAAACAAGAGCGGTAGAGGCTTTAGAAAAGCAGAAAAAGATTTTAGAAAAGGAAGAAAAGGCAATTCAAGCTGGGTATGAGGCAAAACAGCTTGCTATGCAAGGGGATCTACCAGCATTAACTCAACTGGCGTTTGATCATATGCT
This window harbors:
- a CDS encoding phosphotransferase family protein — its product is MDTIQVRANERLDEVKLQLFLKSQFPDLPEGILEISQFSAGHSNLTYCLKVGDFEAVLRRPPHGPVAKKAHDMKREFTILSALHPFLAAVPKPFVYIEDRDIIGSDFFIMERKKGIVLDTDFPKGIEHSEQLARQISEKMVDSLVALHAIPYQDTMLKDMVKPEGFMERQVLGWIERYDKAKTAQHAEVEALTTWLKDHIPTNSEATIIHYDYKLNNAMFSSDFTEMIGLFDWEMTTVGDPLADLGVAMSYWMHADDPKMLLYALGEPPVTILPGFYTRQEFIQRYAEKSGRDVSAIDYYITFAYFKLAVICQQIYYRYVKGQTKDDRFAQMDKMVAALIQQASKAI
- a CDS encoding group-specific protein, giving the protein MKKYLFTTLPICLGILCLVTKGLIGDELMADGTIVERNFFLIPLSYLFFLSGIISFLFVAILSRKTNIAN
- a CDS encoding alpha/beta hydrolase, encoding MNNINCEGFDLTYCVKGQGKQIVVIGSSVYYPRLFSENLYKHFQFYFLDHRGFVKSPGELKQEDYTLDKIVEDIEATRQFLKLENFIILGHSGHAFMALAYAKKYPHYIDKVILLNSAPTNSQERQQQSFSYFNETADTERKRQFEHDIAFLEDDIRNDPERRFVHMCLRMGAHSFYDYTFDATDMWEGVYTNMQIIDYLWGVAFAERNLIHLLADVEKPVLVGLGRYDYLVAPVSLWDSIDGLYKNVKKVIFEKSGHNPMYEEPETFDRVLISWINNK
- a CDS encoding DNA-binding protein, yielding MEPNTPNQIVTQIGLTLKKLRKDRQLNLQELAELTGVSKLTLGNIERGETNPTLGVLWKISTGLSLPLMSLFSTASNVTLSQAGKGLRIVGEQKNWVIEPIFQTTINGVEMYRAYLQPHSIYQPEKHHSDTTEIVSVMTGTITMQVNENLYILNQYDSINFKADGIHTYINNSDSIAVLHIVLKYGI
- a CDS encoding alanine acetyltransferase, giving the protein MNITKVFEEFPILSSTRLELKKIEDRHLQELFDLYDNDKVFEFCGIIPKHNLQTVGKMIGHFDRDYQKKSRVKWGIFQKSQNDTLVGIIEAMDFNQKVDMVTIGYYLAEAYWGTGIATEAVNILVKFLFEEAAINRIQAEVMPLNEPSKKVLLKNGFLKEGLLRQASLWSGKGIVDLEIYGYLKEEYNACK
- a CDS encoding AraC family transcriptional regulator; amino-acid sequence: MDYFERIQKSIEYIEEHLQDELIITDISAKAYFSAFHFQRIFQAITGFSVQQYSRNRRLSEAAILLETTSNSILDIAIVFQYSSQEAFTRAFVNYIGVTPAKYRKEKSVVPLQSKLNFKDYKIKGDFIMNKPEMIYLQKKLIIGYEYNTSLQDEKYFTDIPGFYINFGKNLYYERIPHKLAPNFAYGISTNFHDNGQFSFIIGEEVTSSTESLDNGFVQFEIPEGKYAVFTMNGTAESIQNTRRYIYGVWLPNSNYERNEGPDFEITDVVNSAYPNDMKMKIYIPIKA
- a CDS encoding class I SAM-dependent methyltransferase, which produces MYSYYGPISTELYDLTKPVGHSINGDIEYYLHRLTGTNGKILEAGVGSGRFLVPLLEKGFDVDGIDYSPEMLASCRKRCEERGLKARLYEGNLSNFLLNTKYEAVVMPTGSFCLIEHSKEAMDALTCIYHHLVPGGRLILDLLLPLHWRTGEITTSYYQLSDIEGIALESKSIEMDWSNQTTLTVLKYEKWKNGKLMDTELQRFPLRWYGIEEFQQILKNIGFSNITCSADYTHNKKPSIESGLVTFEAIRK
- a CDS encoding N-acetyltransferase, which gives rise to MIVSFWKGQELTLRAIQPEDIVIFDFLDDEILRNMDSIYFPRSVDKMKEWVAEQFSEEDDEFRFIAVDRDNNIVGIIETFDCDLKNGNFDYYLAVFEPYRGKGYAKEMILMVLRFYFSERTYQKVNATVYSFNKPSIRLHEKLGFMKEGQLRKNIFTKGAYYDGICYGMTREEFEQNHRTF
- a CDS encoding glycosyl transferase family 2 → MSKNKLFIKDVSEKDVKFSVIIPAHNEEKYIGECLESIAKAAQHYKDQVEVIVVLNRCTDRTEEIAKSYNCVTLENNDKNLSKIRNAGAALAKGEILITIDADTRMTEHLLSEVEKHLASNQYIGGGVNGNFERISLGIIVSTMLLIVPLLFKYGFISVGIFWCYKKDFQEIKGFNEKMLMAEDADFAKRLKQWGKLNGKKYGTIKNGMITSCRRFDHYGDWILLKRPGMILAYLRGNNDKAANEAYYDDQAR
- a CDS encoding MBL fold metallo-hydrolase gives rise to the protein MQKDMNYGGDYKYIPATSIWSGDGIEVLSDLYQQTIQIVNITLYGDPYKQEFVLIDAGMPKSAHEIIAIAEKRFGANCQPKALILTHGHFDHVGAIIDLIDHWGMPVYAHALELPFLTGKDNYPEADPTVDGGLIAKISSIFPNEAINLGDHIQQLPLDGSVPFMYGFRWIHTPGHTPGHISLFREADRVLIAGDAFVTVKQESLYKVLLQKKEISGPPRYFTTDWPAAWESIKKLEALKPLVAVTGHGLPMKGEELTKNLHKLATEFEQIALPNHSRFLN
- a CDS encoding PadR family transcriptional regulator, whose translation is MTKLLVLAMLGLKPMTGYDIKTMLELSDAERWGGVLIGSIYNALKKLEKDGYIEVASIESTGHRQKAIYQITDKGKEYEQELIIEALEKSSVVYPTTLYSGISFAFKLPKTRAVEALEKQKKILEKEEKAIQAGYEAKQLAMQGDLPALTQLAFDHMLEVVNVQLKFVIQAIDIMEKENSLE